Proteins encoded in a region of the Nocardia asteroides genome:
- the tsaE gene encoding tRNA (adenosine(37)-N6)-threonylcarbamoyltransferase complex ATPase subunit type 1 TsaE, whose amino-acid sequence MPRWIDCWCARVPSTRWRETPPRCPVADRRSRILPTVADTEALGRELAMDLRAGDLVVLDGPLGAGKTALTRGIAEGLGVQGRVSSPTFIIARQHRAGEREGGPAVPMVHVDAYRLGGDLDELDALDLDTDLHQAVVVVEWGRGVVEHLAERHLRVLLSREPDSDVRTAIWEWVD is encoded by the coding sequence ATGCCGCGCTGGATCGATTGCTGGTGCGCGCGGGTGCCATCGACCCGGTGGCGGGAAACGCCTCCGAGGTGTCCGGTGGCTGATCGACGGTCTCGGATTTTGCCCACCGTCGCCGACACCGAGGCGCTCGGCCGGGAATTGGCCATGGATCTGCGCGCCGGTGACCTGGTGGTTCTGGACGGCCCGCTCGGCGCGGGCAAGACCGCGCTGACCCGTGGTATCGCCGAGGGGCTCGGCGTACAGGGCCGGGTCAGCTCCCCGACGTTCATCATCGCCCGCCAGCACCGCGCCGGGGAGCGGGAGGGCGGGCCCGCCGTGCCCATGGTGCACGTGGACGCCTATCGGCTCGGTGGCGATCTGGACGAGCTGGACGCGCTGGATCTGGACACCGATCTGCATCAGGCGGTGGTCGTGGTGGAGTGGGGCCGCGGCGTGGTCGAGCACCTCGCCGAGCGCCACCTGCGCGTGCTGCTGTCGCGTGAGCCGGATTCGGATGTGCGCACCGCGATCTGGGAATGGGTGGATTAG
- the guaB gene encoding IMP dehydrogenase: MSNPVTGERSAVRPPTGGDDPNKIAMLGLTFDDVLLLPAASDLIPSSVETSSVLTREIRLRTPLVSSAMDTVTEARMAIAMARAGGMGVLHRNLSAADQASQVETVKRSEAGMVTDPVTCRPTDTLAEVDAMCARFRISGLPVVDETGALVGIITNRDMRFEVDQNRRVADVMTKAPLITAQEGVTAEAALGLLRRHKVEKLPIVDGNGRLRGLITVKDFVKTDQYPNATKDRDGRLLVGAAVGVGEDAWSRAMTLADAGVDVLVVDTAHGHQAQVLQMVTKVKTEVGDRIQVVGGNVATRAGAAALVEAGADAVKVGVGPGSICTTRVVAGVGAPQITAILEAVAACKPAGVPVIADGGIQFSGDIAKAIAAGASTVMLGSLLAGTAESPGELILVGGKQFKSYRGMGSLGAMQGRGQAKSFSKDRYFQDDVLAEDKLVPEGIEGRVPFRGPVNQVIHQLVGGLRAAMGYTGSQSIAHLQEAQFVQITAAGLKESHPHDITMTVEAPNYTGRG; the protein is encoded by the coding sequence ATGAGTAATCCCGTAACGGGCGAACGAAGCGCAGTCCGCCCTCCTACGGGTGGCGACGATCCGAACAAGATCGCCATGCTCGGCCTCACATTCGACGATGTGCTGTTGCTGCCTGCCGCCTCGGATCTCATCCCCAGCTCTGTGGAGACCTCCAGTGTGCTGACCAGGGAGATCCGTCTGCGCACCCCGCTGGTCAGCTCGGCCATGGACACGGTGACCGAAGCGCGGATGGCGATCGCCATGGCCCGCGCGGGCGGCATGGGCGTGTTGCACCGCAACCTCTCGGCGGCCGACCAGGCTTCGCAGGTGGAGACGGTCAAGCGGTCCGAGGCGGGCATGGTCACCGACCCGGTGACCTGCCGTCCGACCGACACCCTCGCCGAGGTCGACGCCATGTGCGCCAGGTTCCGTATCTCCGGACTTCCGGTGGTGGACGAGACCGGTGCGCTTGTGGGCATCATCACCAATCGCGACATGCGTTTCGAGGTGGATCAGAACCGCCGCGTCGCCGACGTGATGACCAAGGCTCCTTTGATCACCGCGCAGGAGGGCGTGACCGCCGAGGCGGCGCTCGGGCTGCTGCGCAGGCACAAGGTGGAGAAGCTGCCGATCGTCGACGGCAACGGGCGCCTGCGCGGCCTGATCACCGTCAAGGACTTCGTCAAGACCGACCAGTACCCCAACGCCACCAAGGACCGTGACGGCCGCCTGCTGGTCGGCGCCGCGGTCGGCGTGGGCGAGGACGCCTGGTCGCGCGCCATGACGCTCGCCGACGCGGGCGTCGACGTGCTCGTGGTGGACACCGCGCACGGTCATCAAGCGCAGGTGCTGCAGATGGTGACCAAGGTCAAGACCGAGGTCGGCGACCGCATCCAGGTGGTCGGCGGCAACGTCGCCACCCGCGCGGGCGCGGCAGCCCTGGTCGAAGCGGGCGCGGACGCGGTCAAGGTGGGCGTCGGTCCCGGTTCCATCTGCACCACCCGCGTCGTCGCGGGCGTCGGCGCGCCGCAGATCACCGCGATCCTGGAGGCGGTCGCCGCGTGCAAGCCCGCGGGCGTCCCGGTGATCGCCGACGGCGGCATCCAGTTCTCCGGCGACATCGCCAAGGCCATCGCGGCGGGCGCGTCCACGGTGATGCTCGGCTCGTTGCTCGCGGGCACCGCCGAGTCGCCGGGCGAGTTGATCCTGGTCGGCGGCAAACAGTTCAAGAGCTACCGGGGCATGGGCTCGCTGGGCGCCATGCAGGGCCGCGGCCAGGCCAAGTCGTTCTCCAAGGACCGCTACTTCCAGGACGACGTGCTGGCCGAGGACAAGCTGGTCCCCGAGGGCATCGAGGGCAGGGTGCCGTTCCGCGGCCCGGTCAACCAGGTGATCCACCAGTTGGTCGGCGGCCTGCGCGCCGCCATGGGCTACACCGGCTCGCAATCGATCGCGCATCTGCAGGAGGCTCAGTTCGTGCAGATCACCGCGGCGGGCCTCAAGGAGAGCCACCCGCACGACATCAC
- the rimI gene encoding ribosomal protein S18-alanine N-acetyltransferase yields the protein MAFRIEPMVAADITRCVELEQLLFPEDDPWAAVAFQSELAGRHNCYITARDDDGRMVGYAGIALLGDAEHPEAEVHTIGVDPRCHRAGVGTLLLEALLAEAGRRGGPVFLEVRTDNAPAIALYAKHGFHIIGLRKNYYHPSGADAYTMRRPALTSADRQWRTPDEVLS from the coding sequence GTGGCTTTCCGCATCGAGCCGATGGTGGCCGCCGACATCACGCGCTGCGTCGAACTGGAGCAGTTGCTGTTCCCGGAGGACGACCCGTGGGCCGCCGTGGCGTTCCAGTCCGAGCTGGCAGGCAGGCACAACTGCTACATCACCGCGCGCGACGACGACGGGCGAATGGTGGGCTACGCGGGCATCGCCCTGCTGGGTGACGCCGAACACCCCGAGGCCGAGGTGCACACCATCGGCGTCGACCCCCGCTGCCACCGCGCGGGCGTGGGCACGCTTCTGCTGGAGGCGCTGCTCGCCGAGGCAGGACGGCGCGGCGGGCCGGTGTTCCTGGAGGTCCGCACCGACAACGCGCCCGCGATCGCGCTGTACGCCAAGCACGGTTTCCACATCATCGGATTGCGCAAGAACTACTACCACCCCAGTGGCGCGGACGCGTACACGATGCGCCGGCCCGCGCTGACCAGCGCGGACCGTCAGTGGCGCACACCGGACGAGGTGCTGTCGTGA
- the groL gene encoding chaperonin GroEL (60 kDa chaperone family; promotes refolding of misfolded polypeptides especially under stressful conditions; forms two stacked rings of heptamers to form a barrel-shaped 14mer; ends can be capped by GroES; misfolded proteins enter the barrel where they are refolded when GroES binds), protein MAKQIEFDEKARRALERGVDKLADAVKVTLGPRGRHVVLAKSFGGPTVTNDGVTIARDIELEDPFENLGAQLVKSVATKTNDVAGDGTTTATVLAQALVRAGLKNVAAGANPIALGSGIAKAADAVSEALLALATPVSGEQAIAQVATVSSRDEQIGEMVGKALTTVGKDGVVTVEESSTLQTELVVTEGVQFDKGYLSPYFITDPDSQQAALEDAFVLLHREKISSLPDFLPLLEKIAESGKPVVIIAEDVEGEALSTLVVNAIRKTIKAVAVKAPFFGDRRKAFLDDLAVVTGGTVVNPDLGITLREAGLDVLGKARRVVVTKDDTTIIDGAGSAADVEGRVAQLRREIESTDSDWDREKLEERLAKLAGGVAVIKVGAATETALKERKYRVEDAVSAAKAAVAEGIVPGGGTALVQASGKLVELRDSLSGDEAVGVEVVRTALRAPLFWIATNAGLDGAVVVSKVAEGKEGFNAATLSYGDLLTDGVVDPVKVTRSAVVNAASVARMILTTESAVVDKPAEEHNDHGHHGHAH, encoded by the coding sequence ATGGCAAAGCAGATCGAGTTCGACGAGAAGGCTCGCCGGGCTCTGGAACGCGGTGTCGACAAGCTCGCCGACGCGGTGAAGGTCACCCTGGGCCCGCGCGGACGGCACGTCGTGCTCGCGAAGTCCTTCGGCGGTCCGACCGTCACCAACGACGGCGTCACCATCGCGCGTGACATCGAGCTGGAAGACCCGTTCGAGAACCTCGGCGCGCAGCTGGTCAAGAGCGTCGCCACCAAGACCAACGACGTCGCGGGCGACGGCACCACCACCGCCACCGTGCTGGCCCAGGCGCTGGTCCGCGCCGGGCTGAAGAATGTTGCCGCGGGCGCGAATCCGATCGCGCTCGGTTCCGGCATCGCCAAGGCCGCCGACGCGGTCTCCGAGGCGCTGCTCGCGCTGGCCACCCCGGTCTCCGGCGAGCAGGCCATCGCGCAGGTCGCGACGGTGTCCTCGCGCGACGAGCAGATCGGCGAGATGGTCGGCAAGGCGCTGACCACCGTCGGCAAGGACGGCGTCGTCACCGTCGAGGAGTCCTCGACGCTGCAGACCGAACTCGTCGTCACCGAGGGCGTGCAGTTCGACAAGGGTTACCTGTCGCCCTACTTCATCACCGATCCCGACAGCCAGCAGGCCGCCCTCGAGGACGCGTTCGTCCTGCTGCACCGCGAGAAGATCAGCTCGCTGCCGGACTTCCTGCCGCTGCTGGAGAAGATCGCCGAGAGCGGCAAGCCGGTCGTGATCATCGCCGAGGACGTCGAGGGCGAGGCGCTGTCGACCCTGGTGGTCAACGCCATCCGCAAGACGATCAAGGCCGTCGCGGTGAAGGCGCCGTTCTTCGGCGACCGCCGTAAGGCGTTCCTCGACGACCTGGCCGTGGTCACCGGCGGCACCGTGGTGAACCCCGACCTCGGCATCACCCTGCGCGAGGCGGGCCTGGACGTGCTCGGCAAGGCGCGTCGCGTGGTCGTTACCAAGGACGACACCACGATCATCGACGGCGCCGGTTCCGCGGCGGACGTGGAGGGGCGCGTCGCGCAACTGCGTCGCGAGATCGAGTCCACCGATTCCGATTGGGACCGCGAGAAGCTCGAGGAGCGGTTGGCCAAGCTGGCCGGCGGCGTCGCGGTGATCAAGGTCGGCGCGGCCACCGAGACCGCGCTCAAGGAACGCAAGTACCGCGTCGAGGACGCGGTGAGCGCGGCCAAGGCCGCTGTGGCCGAGGGCATCGTGCCCGGCGGCGGCACCGCGCTGGTGCAGGCGAGCGGCAAGCTCGTCGAGCTGCGCGACTCGCTGTCGGGTGACGAAGCCGTCGGCGTCGAGGTGGTTCGCACCGCGCTGCGGGCGCCGCTGTTCTGGATCGCCACGAACGCGGGCTTGGACGGCGCGGTGGTGGTCAGCAAGGTGGCCGAGGGCAAGGAGGGCTTCAACGCCGCCACCCTCAGCTACGGCGACCTGCTCACCGACGGCGTCGTCGACCCGGTGAAGGTGACTCGTTCGGCCGTCGTGAACGCCGCCTCGGTCGCGCGCATGATCCTCACCACCGAGAGCGCCGTGGTCGACAAGCCCGCCGAGGAGCACAACGATCACGGCCACCACGGCCACGCTCACTGA
- a CDS encoding DUF5319 domain-containing protein, giving the protein MRDHLPPGLPPDPFAGDPSDPSAALDAIEPGEPLDPHERLAVEEDLADLAVYEALLAHRGIRGLVVSCEDCRQDHYHDWDMLRANLLQLLVDGTVRPHEPAYDPTPEAYVTWDYCRGYADASMNEAFHGDGFDGFDG; this is encoded by the coding sequence GTGCGTGACCATCTACCACCTGGCTTGCCGCCGGATCCGTTCGCCGGAGACCCCTCCGACCCGTCCGCCGCGCTCGACGCCATCGAGCCCGGCGAACCGCTGGATCCCCACGAGCGCCTTGCGGTCGAGGAGGATCTCGCCGACCTCGCGGTCTACGAGGCGCTGCTGGCTCACCGCGGGATCCGCGGACTCGTGGTCAGCTGCGAAGACTGTAGGCAGGACCATTACCACGACTGGGACATGTTGCGCGCCAACCTGCTCCAGTTGCTGGTCGACGGCACGGTCCGCCCGCACGAGCCCGCCTACGACCCGACGCCGGAAGCGTACGTCACCTGGGACTACTGCCGTGGCTACGCGGACGCCTCGATGAACGAGGCTTTCCACGGCGACGGGTTCGACGGATTCGACGGCTGA
- a CDS encoding WhiB family transcriptional regulator: MPMPTHLPGPNADVWDWQMRGSCRGQDSAVFFHPDGERGRARTAREMRAKEICRTCPVLMQCRAHALKVSEPYGIWGGMSETEREMHARRNRRRMAV, encoded by the coding sequence ATGCCCATGCCGACCCACCTCCCGGGACCCAACGCCGATGTCTGGGATTGGCAGATGCGAGGATCGTGCCGCGGGCAGGATTCCGCGGTGTTCTTCCATCCCGATGGCGAGCGTGGCCGAGCCCGCACCGCGCGCGAGATGCGCGCCAAGGAGATCTGCCGCACCTGCCCGGTGCTCATGCAGTGCCGCGCCCACGCGCTGAAAGTCAGCGAGCCCTATGGCATCTGGGGCGGCATGTCGGAAACCGAGCGCGAGATGCACGCGCGGCGCAACCGCCGCCGCATGGCCGTCTGA
- the groES gene encoding co-chaperone GroES, which produces MASVNIKPLEDKILVQANEAETTTASGLVIPDTAKEKPQEGTVVAVGPGRWDDEGEKRIPLDVQEGDTVIYSKYGGTEIKYQGEEYLILSARDVLAVVTK; this is translated from the coding sequence GTGGCGAGCGTGAACATCAAGCCGCTCGAGGACAAGATCCTCGTCCAGGCCAACGAGGCCGAGACGACGACGGCCTCCGGCCTGGTCATCCCCGACACGGCGAAGGAGAAGCCGCAGGAGGGCACCGTTGTCGCCGTCGGTCCCGGCCGGTGGGACGACGAGGGCGAGAAGCGCATCCCGCTGGATGTCCAGGAGGGTGACACCGTCATCTACAGCAAGTACGGCGGCACCGAGATCAAGTACCAGGGCGAGGAGTACCTCATCCTGTCGGCGCGCGACGTGCTGGCCGTCGTCACCAAGTAG
- the tsaD gene encoding tRNA (adenosine(37)-N6)-threonylcarbamoyltransferase complex transferase subunit TsaD: protein MIIMGIESSCDETGVGIVRRHPDGTCELLADEVASSVDQHARFGGVVPEIASRAHLEAIVPAMRRALSAAGIAKPDALAVTIGPGLAGALLVGVAAAKAYAAAWDVPFYALNHLGGHVAVDTLEHGPMPPCVALLVSGGHTHLLHVTDLSEPIVELGSTVDDAAGEAFDKVARLLGLGFPGGPALDAAAADGDPRAIAFPRGMTGPRDPRYDFSFSGLKTAVARYVEAAQRDGIAAEDLPIPDIAASFQESVADVLTMKAVRAARDVGVGTLVLGGGATANSRIRSMAEERCAAAGLTLRVPKPRLCTDNGVMIAALGAHVIAGGAAPSPLTVATDPGLPVSVSMVR from the coding sequence GTGATCATCATGGGCATCGAGAGCTCCTGCGACGAAACCGGAGTGGGCATCGTCCGCCGCCACCCCGACGGCACCTGCGAGCTACTCGCCGACGAAGTCGCCTCGAGCGTCGACCAGCACGCGCGCTTCGGTGGCGTGGTCCCCGAGATCGCCTCGCGCGCGCACCTCGAGGCGATCGTGCCCGCCATGCGCCGTGCGCTGTCGGCGGCGGGTATCGCGAAGCCGGACGCGCTGGCGGTGACCATCGGACCGGGCTTGGCCGGTGCGTTGCTGGTGGGCGTCGCCGCCGCGAAAGCGTATGCGGCGGCGTGGGATGTGCCTTTCTACGCGCTCAACCATCTCGGCGGCCACGTCGCGGTGGACACCCTGGAACACGGGCCGATGCCACCGTGCGTCGCGCTGCTGGTGTCGGGCGGGCACACCCACCTGCTGCACGTCACGGATCTGTCCGAGCCGATCGTCGAGCTGGGCAGCACGGTCGACGACGCGGCGGGGGAAGCCTTCGACAAAGTGGCGCGCCTGCTCGGGCTGGGTTTTCCCGGCGGCCCGGCGCTCGATGCCGCAGCCGCGGACGGCGATCCGCGCGCCATCGCCTTTCCCCGGGGCATGACCGGGCCGCGTGATCCGCGCTACGACTTCTCCTTCTCGGGCCTCAAGACCGCGGTGGCACGATACGTGGAGGCGGCGCAGCGCGACGGCATCGCCGCGGAAGATCTCCCCATTCCCGATATCGCGGCGTCGTTCCAGGAGTCGGTCGCGGATGTGCTCACCATGAAGGCGGTGCGCGCGGCGCGGGATGTCGGTGTCGGCACGCTGGTGCTCGGCGGCGGCGCGACGGCCAACTCACGAATTCGCTCGATGGCCGAGGAACGTTGTGCCGCGGCCGGTTTGACTCTGCGGGTGCCCAAGCCCCGGCTGTGCACGGACAACGGGGTGATGATCGCCGCGCTGGGCGCACATGTCATCGCGGGCGGCGCGGCGCCGTCACCGCTGACGGTCGCCACCGACCCCGGTCTGCCGGTGTCGGTCAGCATGGTCCGCTGA
- a CDS encoding Hsp70 family protein, with product MRTSLGISAGAEVVCSALVATASNGAQSFDYRVVSADAAHSDLGDLVASSIELMTTQLPTTQPPREIISPVGGRFAGTARDWASMTGHPPTSVAVAYRTREQAQIIRAATGKQRELRLIPEGTAALTYLRHTGLLDRYDTVAIVDLGASGLSVTVADRTDGSLLRSDRTATVSGKAIDDLIYHHLVDMHFARRGTRPNRGMLTNRGRAAKEHLSIAPAVTIDHVAGRPLKLTRADFEELIADLLRDLARFVTAAFGRAPRQPQAVAVIGGGANIPSVLDTLTAALDVPVFTVPDPEAVTAKGAALVADSVQPAVFPVGTRGGDAPAGTVTKVFGTLAGAIVVVGLIVGYGVQTFAPTADDEVSPAGTTSSASQLPPPTSAAPSTAAAVTRAGGTPDSTGVAPTTTGHGPRSTTGVPFTTEAVTPTQPTLRPDPDLPPIPFPELLGPLFGNPNATQGSSPEPGRSQTSSPTPSVEMPGPSSTRSQAPARSGLPLPPHGSSGSAFDPGLLVPN from the coding sequence ATGCGAACATCCCTCGGCATCTCGGCCGGGGCAGAGGTCGTGTGCTCGGCGTTGGTCGCCACCGCGTCCAATGGCGCGCAGAGCTTCGACTACCGCGTCGTCTCCGCCGATGCGGCCCATTCCGATCTCGGCGATCTGGTGGCGTCCTCGATCGAGTTGATGACCACGCAACTGCCGACCACGCAGCCGCCGCGCGAGATCATCAGCCCGGTCGGCGGGCGATTCGCGGGCACCGCACGCGATTGGGCGTCGATGACCGGTCATCCGCCCACCAGCGTCGCGGTCGCCTACCGCACCAGGGAGCAGGCGCAGATCATCCGCGCGGCCACCGGCAAACAGCGTGAACTGCGGCTGATCCCGGAGGGCACCGCCGCGCTGACCTACCTGCGGCACACCGGCCTGCTGGACCGCTACGACACGGTAGCCATCGTCGATCTCGGCGCCTCGGGGCTCAGCGTCACCGTCGCCGATCGAACCGACGGCTCGCTGCTGCGTTCCGACCGCACCGCGACCGTCAGCGGCAAGGCGATCGATGACCTGATCTACCACCATCTGGTGGACATGCACTTCGCCCGGCGCGGCACCCGGCCCAACCGCGGCATGCTGACCAATCGAGGCCGCGCGGCGAAAGAGCATTTGTCCATCGCGCCCGCCGTCACCATCGACCACGTCGCGGGGCGGCCGCTGAAGCTGACCAGGGCCGACTTCGAAGAGTTGATCGCCGACCTGCTGCGCGACCTGGCGCGGTTCGTCACGGCGGCGTTCGGCCGGGCGCCCCGGCAGCCGCAGGCGGTCGCGGTCATCGGTGGCGGCGCCAACATTCCCTCGGTGCTCGACACACTCACCGCGGCGCTGGACGTCCCGGTCTTCACCGTGCCGGACCCGGAGGCGGTGACCGCGAAAGGCGCGGCGCTGGTCGCGGATTCGGTGCAACCCGCGGTGTTCCCGGTGGGCACGCGCGGCGGCGACGCGCCCGCCGGAACGGTCACCAAGGTGTTCGGCACACTGGCCGGGGCGATCGTGGTGGTCGGACTGATCGTCGGTTACGGCGTGCAGACGTTCGCGCCCACCGCGGACGACGAGGTCTCCCCCGCCGGGACCACGAGCAGCGCTTCGCAGCTGCCGCCTCCGACGTCCGCGGCGCCCTCGACCGCGGCGGCGGTAACGCGGGCAGGCGGCACCCCGGACAGCACCGGCGTCGCGCCGACCACCACCGGACACGGGCCGCGCAGTACGACCGGCGTACCGTTCACCACGGAGGCGGTCACACCGACACAACCCACGCTGCGACCGGATCCCGACCTTCCGCCGATCCCCTTCCCCGAACTCCTCGGTCCGCTGTTCGGCAACCCGAATGCCACACAGGGCAGTTCGCCCGAGCCAGGGCGGAGCCAGACCTCGTCGCCGACGCCGAGCGTCGAGATGCCCGGCCCGAGCTCGACGCGGAGCCAGGCGCCCGCGCGGTCGGGCCTGCCGCTGCCGCCGCATGGAAGCTCGGGGTCGGCATTCGACCCGGGCCTACTCGTACCGAACTGA
- a CDS encoding sigma-70 family RNA polymerase sigma factor gives MDSAVTARAAESIELAALLHRCGRADQEAFAELYDRTCARVFGLVLRVLHDPGYAEETTQEVFLQIWRMASSFDPAKGSAVTWLMTLAHRRAVDRVRAEQAHTQREVAYGIRVLGNEFDEVTEEVERRLEQQAVLAGLATLTETQREAISLAYYGGRTYAEVATYLNVGLPTVKSRIRDGLTRLKKSLGVT, from the coding sequence GTGGATTCTGCGGTTACGGCACGCGCAGCCGAAAGTATCGAGCTCGCCGCGCTTTTACATCGATGTGGCCGAGCCGACCAGGAAGCATTCGCCGAGCTCTACGACCGGACGTGTGCGCGCGTCTTCGGTCTGGTGTTGCGTGTCCTGCACGATCCGGGATACGCGGAGGAGACCACCCAGGAGGTCTTTCTCCAGATCTGGCGGATGGCGTCGAGCTTCGATCCCGCGAAGGGTTCCGCGGTGACGTGGCTGATGACGCTCGCGCACCGGCGCGCCGTCGACCGGGTGCGCGCCGAGCAGGCCCACACCCAGCGCGAGGTCGCGTACGGGATCCGGGTGCTCGGCAACGAATTCGACGAGGTCACCGAAGAGGTCGAGCGCAGGCTCGAACAACAGGCCGTCCTGGCGGGTCTCGCCACACTCACCGAAACCCAACGGGAAGCCATCTCGCTCGCCTACTACGGCGGGCGCACCTATGCGGAGGTAGCCACCTACCTCAACGTAGGGTTACCTACCGTTAAGTCCCGGATTCGGGACGGATTGACACGACTGAAGAAAAGTTTGGGGGTGACGTGA
- a CDS encoding alpha/beta hydrolase, which translates to MSRFRVTPLRGGLATVGLVGALAGAHALRRAGARVLWPPRGDDYRDEDFGLIDADRAGTVLADDGVPLATRTCGPDDAPVTVIFVHGFCNSMASFHFQRRDLEKRWGARVRMVLFDLRGHGRSGVPSAASCTVAQLGRDLATVLSATAPAGPVVLVGHSLGGMAVLAAAARFPELFAARVIGVALLSTAAAGVTAAGIGQLLRNPAIDGFRLAVHTAPALVQAGRATARHVITPILHVSSFHGPVSPTLSRFATLMIDQTPVETIVKFLQAIELHDESAALPALAGTPVLVLGGKHDLVIPFRNSRALAAALPESELILLPGAAHMPHLQYPDIVNAALDRLLVRAGAIDPVAGNASEVSGG; encoded by the coding sequence GTGAGCCGGTTCCGGGTGACCCCGCTGCGCGGCGGGCTGGCCACCGTGGGGCTCGTGGGCGCGCTGGCGGGTGCCCATGCCCTGCGCCGCGCCGGCGCGCGCGTGCTGTGGCCCCCGCGGGGCGACGACTACCGCGACGAGGATTTCGGACTGATCGATGCCGACCGCGCGGGGACCGTGCTCGCCGATGACGGCGTGCCGCTGGCCACCCGGACCTGCGGCCCCGACGACGCGCCGGTGACGGTGATTTTCGTGCACGGGTTCTGCAACAGCATGGCTTCCTTCCACTTCCAGCGTCGCGATCTGGAAAAGCGTTGGGGCGCGCGGGTTCGCATGGTGCTGTTCGATCTGCGCGGGCACGGTCGATCCGGAGTGCCGAGCGCCGCGAGCTGTACCGTCGCCCAGCTGGGCCGCGACCTGGCCACCGTGCTGAGCGCCACCGCTCCGGCCGGGCCCGTGGTGCTGGTCGGGCATTCGCTGGGCGGTATGGCGGTCCTGGCCGCGGCCGCGCGATTCCCGGAATTGTTCGCGGCCAGGGTGATCGGCGTCGCACTGCTGTCGACCGCGGCGGCCGGGGTCACCGCGGCGGGGATCGGGCAACTGCTGCGCAACCCCGCGATCGACGGCTTCCGGTTGGCCGTGCACACCGCGCCCGCGCTGGTGCAGGCGGGCCGCGCCACCGCGCGGCATGTGATCACACCGATCCTGCACGTCAGCTCGTTCCACGGTCCGGTGAGCCCGACCCTGTCGCGCTTCGCGACGCTGATGATCGACCAGACGCCGGTGGAGACCATCGTGAAGTTTCTCCAAGCCATCGAGTTGCACGACGAGTCGGCGGCGTTGCCCGCGCTGGCGGGCACACCGGTTCTGGTGCTCGGCGGTAAGCACGATCTGGTGATCCCGTTCCGCAATTCGCGCGCGCTGGCCGCCGCTCTGCCCGAAAGCGAACTCATTCTGCTGCCGGGGGCGGCGCACATGCCGCATCTGCAGTACCCGGACATCGTCAATGCCGCGCTGGATCGATTGCTGGTGCGCGCGGGTGCCATCGACCCGGTGGCGGGAAACGCCTCCGAGGTGTCCGGTGGCTGA
- the tsaB gene encoding tRNA (adenosine(37)-N6)-threonylcarbamoyltransferase complex dimerization subunit type 1 TsaB: protein MLVLAVDTATPAVTAGLVELEQGAGSADPVLARTVASRVRVDPRAHAEVLTPQILECLDEAGRSRTDIDAIVVGVGPGPFTGLRVGMATAAAFGDALGIPVYGVCSLDAIAADAAIDPAVPPPVEFPLDAELLVVTDARRREVYWARYREGARVAGPEVCKPSDLDEGQATAIAGSASHVDFFDLPVLPAETPSPAGLVRVAAPELLSRSVPEPLVPLYLRRPDAVENAYRRLDRTGA from the coding sequence ATGCTTGTACTAGCCGTCGACACCGCGACCCCCGCCGTCACAGCGGGACTGGTGGAATTGGAGCAGGGCGCCGGCTCGGCGGATCCCGTCCTGGCACGCACCGTCGCCTCCCGGGTGCGGGTCGACCCCCGTGCTCATGCCGAGGTGCTCACCCCGCAGATCCTCGAATGCCTCGACGAGGCAGGCCGTTCCAGGACCGATATCGACGCGATCGTGGTCGGCGTCGGTCCGGGGCCGTTCACCGGCTTGCGCGTCGGTATGGCCACCGCGGCCGCGTTCGGTGACGCGCTCGGCATTCCGGTGTACGGGGTGTGCAGTCTCGACGCGATCGCCGCCGACGCCGCCATCGACCCCGCCGTGCCGCCTCCGGTCGAGTTCCCGCTCGATGCCGAACTGCTCGTGGTGACCGACGCGCGGCGGCGGGAGGTGTACTGGGCGCGGTACCGCGAGGGCGCGCGCGTGGCAGGCCCCGAGGTGTGCAAGCCCTCCGACTTGGACGAAGGACAAGCCACGGCGATCGCCGGATCCGCCTCGCACGTGGACTTCTTCGACTTGCCGGTGCTGCCCGCCGAGACGCCCTCGCCCGCCGGACTGGTGCGCGTCGCCGCCCCCGAGCTGCTGTCGCGCAGCGTGCCGGAGCCGCTGGTTCCGCTGTACTTGCGCAGGCCGGACGCGGTCGAGAACGCCTACCGTCGACTCGACCGGACGGGAGCGTGA